The DNA window CGACGCGTCATTACCTCAAGACACGTTGTCTTTGATGAAACCCAGTTCCCTTTTGCCTCTGATTGTACATTGTCTGAACTGACAACAGCGAGACTGGCTACAATACCTGATCCCATTGTCAGTCTTCAGTCAGCACCAATTCCCCCACAGCAACAACCTTCACCTGCTGTCGAGCAAGCCTCCAGTGCTGCTTCGCCTCCTTCCTCCTTCACCTACCCTCCGGTTCAAGCTCCTGTTCAGGAGTTGCTGGTGCAGCAGTCGCCGATTGACCCATTGCCGCCTGCCTATCACCCAATGCTCACTCGCTCCAGAGCTGGGATGTTCAAGCCCAATCCCAGATATGCTCTGGCTACTGAGGCTCCTGCCACCTCTCCTATCTCTCCAGTTCCTACCTCGGCTCAGGCCGCCCTGAAGGATCCCAACTGGAAGGCTGCCATGGCCCTCGAGTTTGAGGCTCTACAAAAGAATCGGACATGGTGTCTCGTCGACCGTCCACCTGGAGCTCATGTCGTCACCGGCAAATGGGTTTTCAAGCATAAACTGAACCCCGATGGATCCCTTGAGCGATACAAGGCACGATGGGTCGTTCGTGGCTTCACACAGAGGGCTGGCATGGATTTTGACGAGACGTTCACGCCCATTGTCAAGCCGGCCACGATCTAGACGGTGCTCACCATCGCCGCGTTGCGCCGCTGGAGCACCAAGCAGCTCGATGTTTCCAATGCATTCCTGCACGGCCATCTCAAGGAGCATGTTCTGTGCCAGCAGCCAACCGGCTTCATCGATGCCAAACAACCCAACGCCATTTGCCTGCTCGACAAATCACTGTACGGTCTACGCCAGATGCCGCGGGCCTGGTTCGAATGCTTCGCCACATTCGTCCTCAAGCTCGGCTTCACTGCCACACGCTCTGACTCTTCGCTGTTTGTTCTGTGCCATGGGTAAGACATTGGGTATCTACTgctctacgttgatgacatcgtcATCACCAGTTGCAGCACGCGTCTGCTCCAATACATCGTCGATCGCCTCCGTGACGAGTTCACCATCATGGACATGGGCGAGCTGCGCTTCTTCCTCGGCATAGACGTCAAGCGCACCTCGGACGGCTTCTATCTGTCCCAGGAGCGGTATGCGGCGGACATCCTCGAGCACGCTGGCATGACCAATTGCTGGCCTGTTCCCACCCCTGTTGACTTGAAGGGCAAGCTCTCCTCCGACGGTGCCGAGATCGACAATGCCAAAGCCTACCGCAGCCTGGCCGGTGCACTCCAATACTTGACGATCACGCGGCCTGATCTTGCTTTCGCTGTGCAGCAAGCCTATCTCCACATGCACCATCCCCGTGCGGCGCACATGATGATGCTGAAGCGGATACTGCACTACGTCCGTGGCATGATGTCGCTCAGTCTACACCTCTGCGCGTCCTCTGAGCTCACCATCACAGCATAATCCGATGCCGACTGGGCGGGCTGCCCGGACACTCAACGTTCGACGTCCGGCTTCTGTGTTTTCCTTGGGgactcgctcacctcctggtcctccaagcgccaACCGACTGTGTCTCGGTCGAGCGCCAAGGTGGAGTACCGGGTGGTGGCCAATGCGGAAGCAGAGTGCATCTGGATTCGGCAGCTTCTCGACAAGCTTCATTGCACCGCCAACAAGGCCACGGTAGTCTTCTGTGACAACATCGCTGCTGTATACATGTCCTCCAACCTGGTGCATCCCAAGCGGTCGAAGCATATCGAGCTTGACATACAGTTCGTCCATGAACGTGTCCAAGTCGGCGACGTCCGCGTTCTCCACATTCCGACTGGGCAGCAATATGCCGATGTGATGACAAAGGGCCTTCCCACAATGACTTTTGAGCTCTTTCGATCCAGTCTTTGTGTAGTTCCTATCACACATCAGACTGCGGGGGGGGGGGTGCTGAGTATAGGTGTACAGCACACATGTTGACTAGCAACCGCACGCCACCGCTGAGCGCGGTCACCATGTGGTCAACACGCCCACGACGCCATGTCGTGCGGCCAAGGCAGTTGTGGTGCCCTATGTGGTATGCCAAACTACAAGTCTTGTAATGTTGTATATGACATTCATTGAGAGCAATACAACAATCTGTTGGCTCCATTCCTTCAATACCACCTCACTATTTCTACCTCCACCATCACTCTCCGCCTCCACAAATAGCCTCCCCATCCACTCCACCATGTCCCAAgattagggcttgctgagtacgtatgtactcacccattgttgactcacactactacagatttggacatcacaaccggcctcatcactgctggATTTGTGAGAACTAGCAGCGATGTACCTTCAttgtcggttatgagcttgaaaatgagaaaatgattggggctgggctccggcagtgaaggaccacatcactgccggtttgtggctttaaccagcagtgttttggcggccacttatcactgccggttcaagccaataGCCAACAGTGATTGTgatctatcactatcggttctagctaagaaccgacggtgataagcctacagcataAAAAGGCTggagccgtcctcttcttcctcctctcttccatcccgataacagaggcgcgcgtttgtgcccttccctccattgttgcggctaatcttcaccatgaagctagcgcttggatttggaagaatggcttgatctttttgctttaaggttagtaaagaacatccactcctttgattttgttgcttaattaacttcgttttgatggctacattgcttgattctcattctagttctttctctattctagagggcacttttccaattggacatttgtgcaaggctcaaattgtggtgaatccatcatccaaaaggttggtgtctatgaacacatttaaatttctagctaattattccatggtggtcaagatcatcattgttagtatgt is part of the Miscanthus floridulus cultivar M001 chromosome 9, ASM1932011v1, whole genome shotgun sequence genome and encodes:
- the LOC136483982 gene encoding uncharacterized mitochondrial protein AtMg00810-like, which gives rise to MPRAWFECFATFVLKLGFTATRSDSSLFVLCHGCSTRLLQYIVDRLRDEFTIMDMGELRFFLGIDVKRTSDGFYLSQERYAADILEHAGMTNCWPVPTPVDLKGKLSSDGAEIDNAKAYRSLAGALQYLTITRPDLAFAVQQAYLHMHHPRAAHMMMLKRILHYVRGMMSLSLHLCASSELTITA